The Treponema sp. J25 DNA segment TATCCGCCTTTTTATCCCGTCGCCCTCCGTGGGCAGATTTTATCATAACCGACGCTGAACAGAGAATTGTGTTTTCTACCCTTTTTTATTTCAGGCCTGGGATGATACTAAGCGACGGGATGCTCACAGACTACATTCGGGAAAACAGCCATCACTATCTATTCCAGATAGATGCACCAACTCGACTATCCGACGATGGATTGCTCGTTATTACCCAGATTAGTCGAGAAAGGAAACGCCCACCAAACCCTTTTGAACGGATCGTTCAGTACGTAGCTATTATCCTTCTTACCCTGCTTGTTTTTTCGATCACCATGTCCATTATTATTGCTAACTCTATTACCAAATCAGTTCTGGTTTTGGAAGAAACCACCCGCCGAATCGCCGCCGGAGAACTCGACCTCCAGGTACAAGCCCGGGGAAGCAATGAAATCACGAGTCTTACCTCTTCTCTTAACCGGATGCGCCTTGCCCTTAAAGAAGAAGAGATTCGGCGAGCCCGTTTTATCATGGGGGTTTCTCATGATCTTAAAACACCCCTTGCTTTAATTAAGGGATACGCAGAAGCAATTGGCGATGGCATCACAGACGATCCCACTTCCCGAAATCGTTCCATCGAAATCATACTTTCTAAGGTAGAGCAACTCGAAGGGATGATCAATGAACTTATCGATTTTGTACGCATGGACACAAACGAATGGCAGCATCATTTGAGCGAAGTACCGCTCGTTCCTTTTTTACAAACCTTTTGTAATAGGGTGATGGGAGATGCGGAGCTCCTTCACCGGCAGGTTACCTTTAGTATAGAACTCCCTCCAGCCATCCAGGTAAAAATGAATGAAGCCCTCATTACCCGGGCCCTCGAAAATCTGGTGAATAACGCCCTGAGGTATACCTCTCCTGGAGGGTTGGTACATATCTCTGCTATTCTCACCCACAGTGATACAGAAGAACAAG contains these protein-coding regions:
- a CDS encoding HAMP domain-containing sensor histidine kinase, whose translation is MKIRTQFYLLIAGIIIIPFLIGGVFFLLQKRNEVQVQPVPGYEDIVRATGKPINREAWEEISAFLSRRPPWADFIITDAEQRIVFSTLFYFRPGMILSDGMLTDYIRENSHHYLFQIDAPTRLSDDGLLVITQISRERKRPPNPFERIVQYVAIILLTLLVFSITMSIIIANSITKSVLVLEETTRRIAAGELDLQVQARGSNEITSLTSSLNRMRLALKEEEIRRARFIMGVSHDLKTPLALIKGYAEAIGDGITDDPTSRNRSIEIILSKVEQLEGMINELIDFVRMDTNEWQHHLSEVPLVPFLQTFCNRVMGDAELLHRQVTFSIELPPAIQVKMNEALITRALENLVNNALRYTSPGGLVHISAILTHSDTEEQDRSPHEVSTGNRNPKQSTLRFRNQRVKFSEFQEQKKEQPSRILIQVTDNGIGIDEEDLPRIFDLFYRGTNSRREAGMGIGLAVVKSILDSHGWTISVHSQKNKGSVFTIFIPLSADSLVY